The window GCAAAACACGTCATCAACGAGCCGGTCCTCCTGACCGGAAGATGGCGCCCTAACGGTTGTAAATCCGAAGTGAGAGAGACGCTCTTTACATGAATTCATTGTTCTGTTGCCAGGGTAACAAGAAGCGTCTTCGGCTGTCAAACCCCAGCTGTTAGATTTGTTGggtgtttgatttatttattttaaaaagataaaacatgtcTACTTAAAAGTACAACTTGtcacatatatttatttgataatttcagcttgaaaaaaaaaatgcacacaagtTAAATTATATAGTTAAGGCTTAAAACTTTTTCCTAATAAAAGTTGCAAAActgttaatataattatttataatataaatatttataatgtatcGTCACTGTGGCTTTTGTTTTAGGCTTCCCGTTATTTGCCATTATATTGCCTTGTTCACATATTGTTTTACCTACGCTACATGTAGGTGTTCATAGTGGtcaaatataatgtaataagcCTGTTAAAGTTAAATCATAGCAAGTCAAAGCCTATTTggctgctataaaaaaaataaggacaaCCATTTATTTATCCGGATTTCCGATATgctataacattttattacattttatttaaaaaaagctgtctTTAAATAGTGAAAGGTCTCTCTGCCTGTCATCCGTTACAGCTGAGGTTAGACGCAGTGAGATGCAAATGAGCTCGTCTGGACGCAGCAGCAGATAATCCCTGCGTGACCTCTGCGTGCTGCACGGGGACCAGAGGAGGTCTTCAGCTCTGAATGCATCGTGTTCCTTCATGATGGTGGACATGAAGTCTACGGCTCCCGGGCCTCGGTTGGACCTGAACAACTTTGACTCGGCCGAAGCAGAGAGGAGTCGCTACGTTTTAACGAGTCCCCGCTCGCTGGAGTCCTGCTCGAGACTCGGTGTCAAACCTGTTGCGCTTCTCATCAAATCGCTCAACGAGTTCATCGCTGAGCAGCATGACGTGCCCTTCCAGGCGATGAGAGTTATGCACGACTCCTACGAGAAGGAGAGATTAAAGCGTCTACAAATGTGccgagaggagaggcagaggatTATCCGGGCGGCTGGGGACAGCAACAAAGTGTCAGGCCTGGAAGTGGTGCCTGACACCAAGCTGAGGGGTCCCAAAAGGGATGGACAGACGACGGGGTCCATCCACTATGCAGATCTGTGCTTTAAGGGGAAATCTGCAAGCAGGTCCTCCTGTTCTAACAGAGACAGGAGCACGGTGTGCAGCTTCAGTCTGGGAGACTTCAGACACACCCCGGCTACTGAGATGAAACTGGACAGGCTCACCAGGGAAatcaaaaaaaagatgtgtgtcACGGTGTCAGAGAGAGACCGCAAGATAGCAGCTCTCATGTTGGTGAAGCACCGGGATGAGCAGAGCTGCCTGAAGCTCAGTCAGCGGGAGGAACAGGAGCGACAGGAGGCCCGCAGGCAGGAGGAGGCCCTGCAAGCTCAGGCAGAGAAAACCAGGAGGAAGAAACTGAAGCAGAGTTTGCAACGCTGGCATGAGGATCTGGAGTCCCGCAGGAGGATGAGGGAGcgtcaggaggaggagaaaacgGGACAACTGGAGCTGGAGGTGCTGCTGCAAGAAGACCgctggaggaggctgagagaggagctggagggaCGACAAAGGGAAAAGATAGAGGCCGCACAGAAAGAGGCCGGGGGGCGCAAACGCTACCAGGAGAAGCtgctgagagagaaggaggaggcggagaggagggagcgagagagagagagacaggtagcaGCGGAGAAGGAGCATAAGGCCAGGAGGAGCAGGGCGTcgcaggagaaggaggagaggaagaggctgCAGGGGGAAAACCGTAGGGAGCTGCTGCGTCACATCCTGCTGAAACAGCAGGTAGAGCAGCAGGCGGTGGAAGAGGAGGCACAGATGAGGAGCTCACTTGAGAAGAAGCTGCGGCACTCCTGCGAGAAACGTGCTCGGGTTATAGAGGCacggctgaaggagctgcaggagcGGGCGGCCCGGGAGGAGGAGCAGTTTCGGAGGGCGCAGCAGAGGGTCGAGCTGCAGAGCCTCCAGGAGCTCACGCACAAACAGATCCTGGTGCAGCTGAGCCAGCGGCGCACGGAGAGGGCCGCCCTGCGCGCCTCGgcccagaggaggagcagagctaAGGAGACGCACCAGCACAACGAACGCAGGCAGCTCTGCCACCAGAGGCTGAGAGAGGAGAtacggagggaggaggaggcgatGAGGAAGGTCAGGGAGAGCTGCTTCTTCATGAAGgaatggaggagggagaggttgCGGAGGCAGCGGGAGCAGATCCAGGAGGAGGCGCACAGGCTGGCCCGGGCCTCCTTTCACATGAGGGACAGAGTgagacagcagacacacaggcGGACCTTCGATCAGATGGCACTAGAGGCTCAGCTGACTGCCTCCATGAGCCGCATGAAACTATGAAAGGACTGAACAGATCCCAGCCCGACTTCTGCTCCACATCAGAGTCAACTTCAGGCGGTTAATTAACACACTCATTCAGAGCGGCTTAGAAGAAGAGCTGCGTTAAAATACGTGAATATGGAATCCATAAATGTATCAAGGACGTATGTATATACAGTGTTATAACCAGAGTGAAGCTGAAGGATGAATGTTTTGGAGCAGAGCTGCACAGAGGCCCTGGAAGATGTCATTATTGTGTCCGAGCTGTGGTTTTAGTGGTGTAAAGAGTCACAAAGCCAccgttttatttcatttaatgatGTGTGAGATTGTGCcatatattttcagtttcataagttgatgacatttatatttatgaaagTTTAGGTTGATACTGTAGAGTTCCCATCAGGATACTAAACACTACAGCAGTCCTTTGGATGAAATTAAGCAATGTCTTGTTGCCAGGCTGCATTATGTCAATGAGCTGTGAACAACTCAACCAGACTGATTTAACCTTTTGATATGACaaactatttttattaaaaaactcAAACTTAATTTTGTTTAGCAGAAATATgcttttttcttacttttgtaTCCTGTGAATCATCTTGTAACCCCTGTGAGTTATCTTTGGATCCCTTTGGGGGctgccatatttttttttctcggaTGGAAGAGAAATGACCCGCCCGACTCTAACTCTGATTGGCTACCCTGATACTCTTACCATTTCTTACCCCAATGCTTTACAGTATAACCCACTCCGATATATAGTAACTAAAAACAGCTCAGCTTTGTGAGCACaaactcattttgttttaacacaCGTGCGTCAAATCAAAGCAGATTCTCACACCCCAAAAATAAATGGTTGGATTTAGGGGATGCCAGATCAACTTCCAGGTTTAAGTTAGAAGGCGGCTTTTATCATATAGAAAATTGAGCAGTGCTGTTAAAGCTTGAAGACCACCGAATGAAGGGTTAACTTGTGGCCTCCTTGAAGGCTGACATCATTGTTTTGAATCTGATATGAGCAGCCGGCGGACTGCAGATAAGAGAACAGTTATGGAACTTCAGGGGGTGAAGAGGAGATAAGCTACAGCGCTCTGAATGAGGCCAGACTACTGCTTAGTGTTTAGCactattgtgttgtttttctggccCTCTGACTTTTGTTAGTGTCCTACCATATCCCCATGAAGCACTAGATACAAGAGTCAAGCAGAAACGTAGATCATGGACTCAAGCGGAAAGACATTTGTAggtaaaaaatagaaacataagAGCTGTCGCATAAGAACTGGAGTATTCATAACTTTGTAGTATtagaatattttattacatcttaatgaataaaatatactttaaagtCTAACATACCGTTTGTTTTCATATCTGTATTAAACCCTTGGCTAACAGTTTACCACTGGAAAAAAGAGAACGAGACATTAAGCAGACGAAAAGCCAACACAACATGAGCAGACGAgaaggaacagagagagagataaccCTGATTCTTTAAATTACATGGATATAAATTCAGTGAAACATCTGCCATTGGAGGTACCCACATCATAACCCAGTTATGCtatttaatagatttaaagAGCTGCTGGACTTCCTACATATTGTTGCCGATGTTGCAGCTCACATCCAAGAGGCGTTGGCAGTTAAACTCTCAGCTTCATAACTATAAAATAGAAGATACAATTGCATCCTAAGTCTTGGTCATTTGTACCATTGCACATTGATCGACTTAAAGTCTGGctatgacaaaataaacaaagtagATCTCTTTCTTACAGTATCAGATTATTTGGTTGTTCCAAATGTATCAAGTCACTGTGATTTCACCACATTTCACCAACATGCCGTGTCCTGACGTTGACATGATCAAAGGGCTATGAGAAGGCTTACTGGATTTAAACTTGGTAACAAATGATACCCTTTTTGTCATTCTTGGAAGGGAAACTCATTGTACCGTGGACAATACATTAGCTATCAGATTCCTTATTCCCACTTTGATACTGAAACAATAGCTGGACTTAAAGGCAAGTTTCACTTAAATTAGAACACAGCAAGGTAAACTCAAGGAGTTTTCTTTTCAGGTGTAGTGGCACTGTCCCATTTGCACTTCACTTAATAGCCCAGACTTTTTATTCTCAGTCATCATGCAGCGTGAGAGACAGCAGCATGGGGAGCCCGACCCCGAGGATCAGTGTGAGGCTCTCCAGGAGCCCCAGGTGTTGCTGATGGTGGCCCTCGGCTCCGGTGTGCCACTGGAGGTCAGAGGGGGGTTTGCCcgtcctgctcctgctgctgctgatctcGGGGAGAACATGCACTGTGGCCACATAGAGGAAAGTCCCGGCCGAGAAGAGCATTCCCACACCGGTCGCAGTGAGCTGGTTCTGAGATGAACCGCCAGACTGTGGACACAAACCCATCAAATCAAATAACGTCGAAGCACCAACTGAAACTCGTTAATAGGACACAAGATGGCTGATGTGTTCTTTCTTACTGCATGTAATATGAAGTAGGTAGTGATGGCAAGTATAGGTGCGGCTGCTGAAAAGGCCAGTAAATGCCCCTGAATGTACTTCTTTTCAAGGCCTGCGTGCATTAGAAAGGTGACCAAACCGAAAGCTGCAGGCGCCTATAGGAGATAAGACAGATGGTCAGgtactttttaatatttctgttacATGTTGTCTGGTACTACTTTATATACGTCACAGCAATGTTTCAGTCAGAGAAGCTCACCTTGTGTAGGATCACAGCTAAAAATACTATAACCTGCACTGTCACTTGACCCGTGGCCACAGCTGCACCCACAGCAAACCCATCAGCTGCATGCAAACAAAAATCATTTTGCATTAGCATTAATGGTCTCAATAATCTGGACAAACATTACAGCAAAGCGATGGATTAATCCAGTTTAATTTATCTGTATTTGCATGCATTATGCACTGAGCTGAAGCATCCAGGCTGTGCTATAGGAAAGGTAGGCCTTTAAGAACATACAAGACTCAAACAGTGGGGGAATCACATGCTGAGTCACATGAGGAAACAAACAACTCCAGCACTTTGTGTCCCGGAATTCCTGAATCATCTTGTGTACTTTGGGCAAACAGAAGTCTATGGAAACAGTAAAGTAAATTACCTGCCGCATGAATAACCAGGCCCAAAGTGGCTGTGATGCCGACAGTGTTAGGCAAACGAGACGCTCGGTCTGGAATGAGACATTGCACATGTTGTTGAGATAAATACAAAAGATATGTTTATTGACATTTAGCAAAAATGAAAAGGCCAACTTGCCACGCATGGAGAGGTAACTTCCAATCTGATCCACTAAAAACATGAAGGTGAACCCGAAAGTTAAAGCCCACCCAATGAGGAACCGAGGTGGAGTGCCGTTCTCTGTGGAGGTtccgtttttatttttcagactgGACGGcacatcagaggaggaggaggatgctgcagagagaagatgaaggatGGGTTAGAGCGTTTGATCAAATCGACATAAAAGACAACAAGGCAGAGCAGCACGTAGACCGCCAAAAGCCCGCTTTCATCCACATGTGCTTCATCACTCATCTCCATATGTTAGAAACACAGGCGGTGGGTGAGGATGGTGTGGATTATAACAAGGGGTGCGTCCTAATACATACAGGACTGTGTGAGgttgtgtttcatgtgtgtgtgtgtgtgtgtgtgtgcccagcTAACCTCTCCATGACTGTTCCAGTAAGCCCACTCCCTCAGGGATGGTGATGGCCAGTGCTGTCCCACACAAAAGTCCTGCCCCCAGGATGGAGACAAACTGCAGGCTTCTCTGTGGATTGACACGTGATATCAGCTGATCAGTGGGCACGTTTCCCCACCgtgttttatttgaaagacCCAACAGTTGGAGCGATTTCTCAGATTTTCTGTCAAAAAgcataataacataacataacataaaaaaaaacacacaaaaataaacacttacCTCAGAAAGTCTGAACAACAGTGGGATGAATCCAAATGCAAAACAACCCACAAACATCGCCACCGATATTAAAGTGATAGTCAACCCCCCGTCCATGACGACgatttcttcttctcctcacaaGTGGTGGCTCAGGTTGACAATCAACGCTACATGTTGGTGTTAGATTCTGCTGGAAGCTGGTCGTCTGCTGTCATGGTGTCGCTGAATACAACGTACATAAGAGCCATTCTGCCTCCACGTCGCACCTCGGGTCTCCCTGTTGGACTTCCCTCTCAAGCAGCACCCAGTGTCGGACACTGAGAACTGCACCTCCCACCCACATTTACCTCTGGTCCTCCAATCATCTAGCATTCTGTTTAACTAACAAAACGCGGGCTAAACCACAGAAACGTTTCTGTTGGGGTTAGATTTGGGGTTTTTTGACGCATCTAACGTGTTACCCAACCGCGGGGTAAATCTGATGGGGGTGCAACATGATGAACAGGACAATAaccagaaaaacataattttgccTTTACTTTTCAAGTGGATTATTAGATGATGTTGCCTCATCGGGCCTCTCAAgctaaaatacagaaaaaataaataaatgactaaaggCATATCAACCAGAAAATATTTCATACAACATGCCATTTTTGAGTATGTTTTTGAGTATAAAGTGTGTTCAAACTGGAAAGGTGACCAATAAGACCAGACAGCATGCATACTAAATATGGTGGATTTTGAGTGTGCTCTTTATAGACATGTTTGatccacaatgcaatgcacataCAAAATGGAAGAGTTGCATATAGCTGGAAAACAATAAACTGTGCATAGTGGTGATTATGGACTGTATGGTGGTGATAATTCAGGCTTTTTGTGAGGTTCACTTGGCAGTGACAGTATGGCGTGGATCAAATGTTGACGTTGCATGCATTGTATCATTGTACTGTTAATTCAAAATGGTtaaatatcttgtttgttttgcataacACTAACAGTATATGCTGCATTAGCATGGAGACTTGAACACAGCTATTGCTTTTAGAAGTGACAAGCTTGTTAATGTTCGTATTAAACCAAGTAAATCTGTAACAGCCAAACACTGAGTGTGTTGAATTCAATGTTCTATTGTTTACCAATTTAGCTTTTTGTGagagaataaaatgtgttatttctttgCTTTAAGTGACtgaagttaaaaagaaatgcttatCATCAATAAACTTGATTAAATACAGATTTATTGTTCAAAGAgctggggtggggggtggggtggggggtacAATGTATCTGTTGTACTGACGGCCctttggaaagaaaaataaaatgagacgGTCAAATGCTGAGATCTTCTATAGTTACTCTTCCTAtctagaaaaatgtaaaactatataaaaaggcaaagcgcacaaacaaacacattctgcaGTTTTGAGACAGATACATTTTACTACCCGTTCTGAGCACATTGTAGAAACAAGCTGAGAACTTCTTTTAGAAAGTGCTTGGCtgtttacaaaaacaatccatttattttcaatgagTCCCACTATCTATACAGATCTTATGAAGatgaacttaaaaaaagaaaaagaaaaaaaaggattcatcATGAGCAGTTAGAAAAACACTACTGGAAATCATTGCAACCATCAGACTGACAAACGAAGATCATCTTTTCAAATGGAATGCCATGTCTTGGCACTGGACACCAGTAAGATTTCTATATACACATTATAAGTATACATTTTATCATTTCTGGTTAGCAAGTGAACCATCCTTTTGAAGCTGTGTAAATACAGCCATCACATCATTGCTTTAGCCACTTTCAACTAACCAAAAGTTGTGGAATTAACCTACATTCTGCGTTTAAACACTGGAGATGTTAGACAACATGAGACATTTAAGTATCTCCCTCAGAGATGGATCATGGATGTTATTTTTGACAGGACACATTCAAAGAAATCACAGAggtatataaaacaataaaatcaccCCATCATGACTAGAAGAGCACCAGACTCAATGGTGTCAAACAATTCTCTTGTTAGTACCATAATAGTTTACCCATATGTGGTGCCAATATACCCATGGACAAATTATGGAAACAGTTCAGGTTCACCATTGTCATCATTACACCCACAGGGGGTGTGCCCTTCCCCGTCGATCATATAAGTGAAAGTAAGATTAGTGCACATTTCCCACAATGGTTCTCTGAGCAGCTGGATAATAGAGGTTCATTTTTATGGCCCAATAACAATAACTGGTCCACAGTGACAGACTGTAGTGGTAATTTATCTGCATCACTTTTCCCTGTTTGCCAACAATCTTCTTTATGTGTAACGGGGCAGCTCGTAGTGTTGTCTAGACTAAGGAAGAAATTAAATGACCGAAACAAGAAGCTTGATAAATCCTGAGAAAGGTCATAGCTATTTCGGCACTTTGCTTCACATTATAATTTGTTACTTGGTGTATGTATTGTTTAAGTATGCGTTTCTGTCTGAGTACTCCTGATACCTGAAAAGGAGCTGCTTCATATGGCTGAGGCAGACCAGGATCAAGTGTGGAGTTGTAGTAAAATACTATTGCTCTGTCACAGGCCTTACAACTGGATCTGCAAATGGAATGTACAATTGTTGGGGGGGAAACTTAGTTACTTCATAACAAATCAAGAACGAACATAATGAGTGTATattccattttcatttcaatagcAGGGGCATAGTAGTATTCAATAGCATAAACGTAAGGTTTTACATAGACATAGACCTCCTCCACTGGTGTTACTCTCTCAAGTGGCCTCGCCTAAGATCTGATATGTTATCACCAAAATTGCACAATTTGAGTTTAACGATCTACAACTCGCCCTTGAGTAATTGCAAATGGGAATTTGTGACAATGCTCGACAACCACTGGAGCAGCTTGCTACACCTACATGATGAAAATTGAGAGGACCTGGCAGAGGACTTAAAACTATCAGTAGCCACCTACACATGAATTTCAAAATCTCTACATAAAATACGTAAACATATGGACAAAAAGTTACAAACGGAAAACAACAGATAAAGAGAGCCAGTCACAATGAGTATCATGTGAAGCCGACCcagaaaaccccccaaaaaggcctttctctccatcctctgAGCAACACAAAAGGATCGGCAGGCTCCTGGCCTCCAGACCTCCTGCAGTAGTGAAAGGACTTCTCCCTAGCGGGGGCAGCATCAGTAGCAGCAGTCCAACAGCAGCAGTCCCCCAGAGACTCAAGAGACTGAATGCCAAAAAGATCATATTCAATGTAGTGTGCCAAGATACGAATTCCACAGTTCAGAGATGCATCAAGCTTGATAGCATTTTAAATCCAATGCCTATGAATAAAtaccatgttgaaaaaaggctATTTTACAGATCCAGAGTTTTGTAGCTTTACACAGTCAAAGCGTCCAGGAGTGTTAGtagcaatgatttttttttttttttttttttttttttttttttttttaaaggcttttatGGAATTGGAAGAACTATTTTGAGACCATCACCTCTGCCTGGTTGTGTGGAAAACTCCTCTCTTGGTCTCCTATTGCATCAGCTGCTTATTCAGGGGAAGCATTAAATAATTAGAGATACTGGCTAAGGATTATAGAAAAATCCCTCCACCATTTGAACTTGAAGGCATGCTGTACTACAGTACCTCAGTGAAACTTGAGCTTATGGGACAGTTCCTCTCTTTCAAGTGCaataatgtttaaagaaaatacagacagaatatcCCTTCCGTTACAAAAACAAGGCAAACTATTCTTCATTTGTGCATTAATGTCTTTCTTTCATGGGTTCatgtgcagtgtttttttgggtGTGCCGCAGCTATATATATCGGGGCAGAGGGATGTTGCTGGCCTTGCATTGTCAGAGTAGATTCCCTCTGCAGTTATACAGAGAGAAGATGTGGTTTGGTGAGATCCAGTGAAGGAAATGCAAGAGTCCTTGAGCGACAATCCATCCAATCCTTAGTAGACAGTGTGCTTATGTTAGTGTCAAGTCCCTCGATGGAGGTTGAGATGCTTTGGAGAACTGTTGGTTCAGTTCCTAGTTTAATTCACATATTCAGTGCACTCCTCAAGTAAAActaaggggatttttttttttcttttgttccagGCAGTATCAGTGCCGGACCTCATTATCAATGAGGCTGTCCTCACCAGACTGGAAGTCCTCATTCAGGCCATTTTGGACATTGATTATTTCCTCGTCCTGCGAGGAACCCTGGCCGTCGTCCTCGCCGCTGCCTGAACCTGCCTCTTCTGTATTTGGGTCTTGAAGTACCTGAGCAATGTACATTTGCTGTAGGGGTGACAATGAAATGAGATAGAATGTTAGAGTTTGATACCCATTTGATGTTTTCAGTATTTGTTCTTACAATAAAAGGGTTGAATCAATTGACATGTGCACACTGAATAACAGTTTGGCTTATATCTGTTTTTGcaggataaaataaattattacaGTTGAGTTTAActtgaacattttcttttacacaaaCTAAACAATATTCCATGTCCAAGGCTGTTACCGAGCAACAGATTGACTTTGAtattaataaaatcaacagaaacTTATAGCAGACATTGAATACCctttaaattagaaaacaaCAAGGTCAAAGATTATTGCTGaagttgagagaaaaaaaaacaagctacaAGCTCTTTCCTTTGTTTGATCTTGAGGCTCATATTTTTTAGAAAGCaaacatgaatgaatacatACTGCTGCCTTGTTGGCGGCAGTAGGGCACACTGGGCGCCCGTTCTCCAACCCGTCCACCGCCAGGGTGTCAATCtaggacagaaaacatgcatttaacaTAAGCAGCTGAATACAATACTGGTCACAAATCCTGGTGAATTTATAAAGACATGAATAAGAGGATTACAAAGGATTTCTATCTTGTTACCTTGTAGTTGTGAGCACTTAGATATTTAAAGTGCCCGAAGCAGACGTGAGAGAGGCAGATGATGATTGTGATGATCAAAACTACAAACGTGAACATGGATGTGGCAGCTCTAAATCCTGGGGGAGAGAAGGTGGAGGGACTCTTGTTTATCATCAGGAGCTTGTACTTTTCAATGCTTCAGACCAAAGTGGCAGACACAGTAAATTAATATGGGCACGTGTTAGGACATTGGTGGCCTGTAGATGGAGCCCTCAGCTTACCCGAGCGAACAGTGGAGAAGAACAGGAGccaaaagagacaaagaatAGGAGCAGCCACAACTTGGTTGACAGCTCCAGAATGGATCTTCTTGTCCAATTTGGATGGCAGGTAGGCGTAGTACATGTTGTACCTGTCTGCAAGGTGCTTTAGCAGCATGTACATCAGGCCTGTGCAGAGAAGGGAGACAACACAATTAGGGGAACTAATCCAATTAGGCCTGCTGATAAGCTTCTGTACCAAGAACAGAGCCACTGAATGCTGCCTGTCCTCTCTAGGTTCCTCCTGCGGTAATTTAATAACACACTATCTTCATGTGAAACGGCAGTAACCGCTGTAGGGGGTAATAAATGGCAGAACTCACCAAACGGGACAATGATTGGGCAGGTGATGCTGTAGGTCATTACCACAGTGAAGACACACATCATCCAGGCATAAGCTGCCCCGAACTGGAACTCATAGGCTTGGTGCTATAAAGACACAATTACAGGATATTTAAGAAATTCCAAAATCTTAACATCCATATTTGAATAGCCGTCACGTCAAGCTGatttaagataaaaaacaaagtcttgtttttcagatttttagCTTCTTAATTGGCTGGTTCATGTGCACAACGATGAAACATGAATTCCTTCATATTGTTTCATGGGAAATGTTCTTGTTAGAGATCAGTTATACCCAGCTATTTATTCTTAGACTTAACGACTTTATGGGACATGGACACATGAATAATCTTCATAAGACAACTTGGTAAGCAGGGGACACACTAACCCTCTTGAcgttcctcctctctgctgcagagcgGGCCAGGCAAAGGCGGATCATGTACATAAGTAGACCGGGGATCCTCAGCAGGTCCATGGCATTACCAATGAATGCAGACGCAATGACATAGTTCACGAAGAAGGCTCCGTTGTCAGGAAGGAACACGCACCTAAAGAGCAAAGAAATAGTCAGTACCACTCAAAGACTGAAGTCAGTCTCACACTgatgtttgaaaaatatatatattgcagaAGCAAATTgtattacaaatacatttaagattGGACTAGTTAGGGCATTGCCAAACGGttgaaattaataataatgttataaataatgatttttcaCACTATATTTAAACTTGTTGTGGTACCAAATGAATTgtttaaatcacatttcatCCTGTTCTGCTATAGAGTTGTATTTAAAAGTCTGTAAAATCATGATACTCACTCAAATCTCACTTTAGCATCCGCCAAGAATCTTCTGTCAAAAAGCCAGCggaagaaaacatccaaactgcAAAGATACAAGTAAAGGAAGGTTATGAGCTCAAATATTTAGGCTGCCAGAAATGAATTCATGTATTGCTTTCCATTTCATTGTGTTGCAATGCAGAAATCAAAAACATCCTATACCTGCTGAGTCCTAGGGAGGGCAGCAACAGGACCATGAAGATCAAGAAGGTGTAGCATTTATGCATCGTGGTCCTGTTCTCTCCTGACCTGTGAGGCCAAAGGAAAATATTTACACACTCAACCCTCAACCTCCAATGGGAATAAAAACATGAGGACTCTAATATGTTGAATTGACGACTTCAGAAAGTGTGAACCATACCGGGTCCAATGGGCTTCAAAGAAGGCAGAATAGTAGACAATGGTCGGAAGTAAGGCGGAGAAGGACCACAGAAGAAGGGTGGGGAAG is drawn from Anoplopoma fimbria isolate UVic2021 breed Golden Eagle Sablefish chromosome 6, Afim_UVic_2022, whole genome shotgun sequence and contains these coding sequences:
- the LOC129092479 gene encoding zinc transporter ZIP9, giving the protein MDGGLTITLISVAMFVGCFAFGFIPLLFRLSERSLQFVSILGAGLLCGTALAITIPEGVGLLEQSWRASSSSSDVPSSLKNKNGTSTENGTPPRFLIGWALTFGFTFMFLVDQIGSYLSMRDRASRLPNTVGITATLGLVIHAAADGFAVGAAVATGQVTVQVIVFLAVILHKAPAAFGLVTFLMHAGLEKKYIQGHLLAFSAAAPILAITTYFILHASGGSSQNQLTATGVGMLFSAGTFLYVATVHVLPEISSSRSRTGKPPSDLQWHTGAEGHHQQHLGLLESLTLILGVGLPMLLSLTLHDD
- the LOC129091920 gene encoding coiled-coil domain-containing protein 177; the encoded protein is MVDMKSTAPGPRLDLNNFDSAEAERSRYVLTSPRSLESCSRLGVKPVALLIKSLNEFIAEQHDVPFQAMRVMHDSYEKERLKRLQMCREERQRIIRAAGDSNKVSGLEVVPDTKLRGPKRDGQTTGSIHYADLCFKGKSASRSSCSNRDRSTVCSFSLGDFRHTPATEMKLDRLTREIKKKMCVTVSERDRKIAALMLVKHRDEQSCLKLSQREEQERQEARRQEEALQAQAEKTRRKKLKQSLQRWHEDLESRRRMRERQEEEKTGQLELEVLLQEDRWRRLREELEGRQREKIEAAQKEAGGRKRYQEKLLREKEEAERRERERERQVAAEKEHKARRSRASQEKEERKRLQGENRRELLRHILLKQQVEQQAVEEEAQMRSSLEKKLRHSCEKRARVIEARLKELQERAAREEEQFRRAQQRVELQSLQELTHKQILVQLSQRRTERAALRASAQRRSRAKETHQHNERRQLCHQRLREEIRREEEAMRKVRESCFFMKEWRRERLRRQREQIQEEAHRLARASFHMRDRVRQQTHRRTFDQMALEAQLTASMSRMKL